The following proteins are encoded in a genomic region of Corylus avellana chromosome ca4, CavTom2PMs-1.0:
- the LOC132178388 gene encoding UPF0496 protein 4-like, producing the protein MGLRQNNSKCADIVVHWKGQLDFSGSSECNASFGFTQVAFLTESENMFCAKHSLPPVRYDVVARSFDDAILRRLKALNPPASAPIGLSWLSLAIDFLSFAHTEARTLLSNLHLSSDSDDSLAGYLDGALKLLDLCNSISSLVERLRLRRLSLNFVLQLLAPSDSGFPAPEKLRRARDLLSDLDKPSVGLEKRGFRSSPEDLIRDLALGLGDAPRGKISSADKLLRRTIHALGLLTVFFAGVLVSALYGSPKMAAVRVPAEFSWADSFNALEAAVSTELTRRFLVKELDDVGTRTRVVREVIDGMAGVEVDKGRERLNGAVDELKRATEVFSEGLDRLSNGVNGMFQTVLCSRSGVIENVSVGQRKEKQLPK; encoded by the exons ATGGGGCTGAGACAAAACAATTCCAAGTGTGCTGATATTGTTGTCCACTGGAAAGGTCAATTGGACTTCAGTGGAAGTTCAGAATGCAATGCATCATTTGGGTTTACCCAGGTTGCTTTCTTGACTGAATCAGAGAATATGTTTTGTGCT AAACACTCTCTGCCCCCCGTCCGCTACGACGTCGTCGCCCGTTCCTTCGACGATGCCATCCTCCGTCGTCTCAAGGCCTTGAATCCACCGGCGTCCGCGCCCATCGGCTTGTCCTGGCTCTCCCTGGCCATCGATTTCCTCTCCTTTGCGCACACCGAGGCACGCACGCTCCTTTCCAATCTCCACCTCTCATCCGATTCCGATGACTCGCTTGCCGGCTATTTGGACGGCGCTCTCAAGCTCTTGGATCTATGCAATTCCATCTCGTCCCTCGTCGAACGCTTGCGCCTCCGTCGCCTCTCGCTCAACTTCGTTCTTCAACTTCTGGCTCCCTCCGATTCCGGCTTCCCCGCGCCGGAGAAGCTTAGGCGGGCGCGAGATTTGCTCTCCGACTTGGACAAGCCTTCTGTCGGCCTCGAGAAACGGGGTTTTCGGAGCAGCCCCGAGGATTTGATCCGAGATCTGGCTTTGGGCCTCGGCGACGCACCACGCGGGAAGATCTCGTCCGCCGATAAGCTCTTGCGCCGCACGATCCACGCCCTCGGATTGCTGACGGTGTTTTTTGCCGGCGTCCTGGTCTCGGCTCTGTACGGATCGCCTAAGATGGCCGCGGTCCGAGTCCCTGCCGAGTTTTCGTGGGCCGACTCGTTTAACGCTCTCGAGGCTGCTGTGTCGACCGAGTTGACTCGGCGATTCCTCGTAAAGGAATTGGATGACGTGGGGACGCGTACAAGGGTGGTTCGTGAGGTTATCGATGGCATGGCGGGGGTGGAGGTGGACAAGGGGAGGGAGAGGCTAAACGGTGCCGTGGATGAGCTGAAGAGGGCGACGGAGGTCTTTTCGGAGGGTTTGGACCGTCTGAGTAACGGCGTGAACGGAATGTTTCAAACGGTTTTGTGTAGTAGGAGCGGCGTGATAGAGAACGTTAGTGTGGGGCAGAGGAAAGAGAAGCAACTACCAAAATGA
- the LOC132179471 gene encoding pentatricopeptide repeat-containing protein At1g50270, translated as MSVSSIRKVKSLRDTLLSLYSHKHMTFNYLKHIHSVLITCGLSQDTFFLAKLLQCLAFCQPTNLSYASLLFDRIASPTTNLWNTMIRAFSTSSQPHMSLAFYARMRQYGVLPDKHTFPLLLKAFSKLKNEDPFQIYAQIVKFGFDFDHFVRNSSISAFANCGYMEDAHRVFGESTQKDVVAWTSLIDGYVRNNCALQGLRCFMEMRSTGIRVDEVTVVSLLCAAGMVGDIWFGKWVHGFYVEAGRVQWDVYIGSALVDMYSKCGYCEDARKVFNEIPRRNVVSWSALIAGYVQCNKYRDALLVFHDMLLENIKPNQFTLTSILTACAHLGALDQGRWVHGYINMNNVEVNSTLGTALIDMYARCGCIDEALSAFEKLPVKDVYPWTAIINGFAMHGDALSSLNLFSCMLRSGVQPNEVTFIGVLSACSHGGLVDEGRALFGLMRHGYHMEPNVSHYGCMVDLLGRAGCLEEARKMIDDMPMEPSPGVWGALFGACMIHKAFELGEHIGKHLIKLQADHSGRYALLSNLYSTCHKWEAAAHVRKLMKGAGVGKITGYSWIEVNGVIHEFTNFEKSHLETDDIYAMMDNIIVQLKLAGLLESLT; from the coding sequence ATGTCTGTAAGCAGCATCAGGAAGGTCAAGTCTTTACGTGACACCCTCCTTTCCTTGTATTCCCATAAACACATGACCTTCAACTATCTTAAGCACATTCATTCCGTTCTCATCACTTGTGGCCTCTCACAGGACACCTTCTTCCTCGCCAAACTCCTCCAATGCCTCGCCTTCTGTCAACCCACCAATCTCTCCTACGCTTCGCTCCTCTTCGATCGCATCGCATCACCTACCACCAATCTGTGGAACACCATGATCAGAGCTTTCTCGACAAGCTCACAACCGCATATGTCGCTCGCTTTCTATGCAAGAATGCGCCAATACGGTGTCCTTCCGGACAAGCACACTTTCCCTTTGCTTCTCAAGGCGTTTTCCAAGTTAAAAAACGAAGACCCTTTTCAGATTTATGCTCAAATTGTCAagtttggttttgattttgatcattttgtgAGGAATTCATCGATTTCCGCTTTTGCTAATTGTGGTTATATGGAGGATGCACACCGGGTGTTCGGTGAGAGTACGCAGAAGGATGTGGTTGCTTGGACTTCCTTGATTGATGGGTATGTGAGAAATAACTGTGCCCTACAAGGATTGAGGTGTTTTATGGAGATGAGATCGACGGGTATTAGAGTTGATGAGGTGACCGTCGTTAGTCTACTCTGTGCGGCTGGAATGGTGGGTGATATTTGGTTTGGAAAGTGGGTTCATGGGTTTTACGTAGAAGCAGGGAGAGTACAATGGGATGTTTATATAGGCAGTGCTCTAGTTGATATGTACTCCAAATGTGGCTACTGTGAAGATGCCCGTAAAGTTTTCAATGAAATTCCACGTAGAAATGTGGTTTCTTGGAGTGCATTAATCGCCGGATATGTGCAATGTAACAAATATCGAGATGCACTACTTGTCTTTCATGACATGCTTTTAGAGAACATCAAGCCAAATCAATTTACACTGACGAGTATTCTCACAGCTTGCGCGCACCTAGGGGCATTGGACCAAGGAAGGTGGGTTCATGGATATATTAATATGAATAACGTAGAAGTGAACTCAACACTTGGCACAGCATTGATAGATATGTATGCAAGATGTGGATGCATTGACGAGGCTTTATCAGCTTTTGAGAAGTTACCTGTTAAAGATGTCTACCCTTGGACTGCTATTATTAACGGGTTTGCTATGCATGGGGATGCATTAAGCTCCTTAAATCTATTCTCTTGCATGTTAAGGAGTGGGGTTCAACCTAATGAAGTTACCTTCATCGGTGTTCTTAGTGCGTGTTCGCACGGAGGCCTTGTCGATGAGGGGCGTGCGCTCTTTGGATTAATGAGGCACGGTTATCATATGGAGCCTAATGTGTCTCACTATGGTTGCATGGTTGATCTGCTCGGTCGTGCAGGGTGCTTGGAGGAAGCAAGGAAAATGATTGATGACATGCCAATGGAGCCTAGTCCTGGTGTATGGGGAGCTCTGTTTGGTGCCTGTATGATCCACAAGGCCTTTGAGCTGGGGGAACATATAGGAAAGCATCTGATCAAGTTGCAGGCTGATCACAGTGGTAGATATGCACTTCTATCAAACCTGTACTCAACATGTCACAAATGGGAAGCAGCTGCTCATGTAAGGAAGCTCATGAAAGGAGCTGGGGTGGGAAAGATAACTGGATATAGCTGGATAGAAGTGAATGGTGTAATTCATGAGTTCACCAACTTTGAAAAATCGCATTTGGAAACAGATGATATATATGCCATGATGGATAACATAATAGTCCAATTAAAGCTTGCTGGTCTATTAGAGTCATTAACCTAA
- the LOC132178613 gene encoding BTB/POZ domain-containing protein At3g19850-like, whose translation MPELCILPIHINGEQTFFLNEKILSTYSGKLKKIINQEKKRSQIKKPGIEICDFPGGAYGFELVSRFCYNNGRISITISNVSLLHCCAVCLGMTEKVSTCNLLQQTESFLEGMLDWSWSDILVGLNSCGSFFTHADSSGLVQKLICALLAKIAQNSDVNFITSSSSSSSSPETSSFRLSSSSKATPDSIKPSSSSRAWWFDDLAILPPKIIEKVIQSLGAYGTDNNSLVLTKFLLHYLKTAAQNKADNNTYSRCEYSSLADTAIHGVIMVGRKAFSCRSLLWVLRVVSGFGLKKDYRVGLEKLIGGMLDQATLDDLLVSGKDRGVYDVNLVSRLIKIFVSNDEKSICKMKKVGRLIDKYLCEISPDQNLKISKFLGVAESLPDCARDSFDGVYRAIDTYIESHPSLSSEERSRICGCLNYEKLSLEACKELAKKPRIPPGIAVQALISQQSKIPTKDPELVYGSPTTSIGLESLSEENQDMTLNLQRMQWRVVELEQVCREMKGQMTRLVRHNVLTSIPGHSRSLPRLC comes from the exons ATGCCAGAGCTCTGTATTCTGCCAATCCACATCAACGGTGAACAAACATTCTTTCTGAATGAG AAGATTCTATCAACATACTCAGGAAAGTTGAAGAAAATCAtcaaccaagaaaagaaaagaagccagATCAAGAAACCGGGCATCGAAATCTGCGACTTCCCGGGAGGTGCATACGGGTTTGAGCTGGTTTCTAGATTCTGTTACAACAATGGCAGAATCTCAATCACAATTTCAAATGTATCCCTTCTCCACTGTTGTGCAGTCTGTCTTGGGATGACTGAAAAGGTTTCAACCTGCAATCTTTTGCAGCAAACAGAATCCTTTCTAGAGGGAATGCTTGACTGGTCTTGGAGTGATATACTTGTAGGCCTGAATAGCTGCGGTTCTTTCTTTACACATGCAGATTCATCTGGCCTTGTTCAAAAGCTCATATGTGCACTGTTAGCAAAGATTGCTCAAAATTCAGATGTGAACTTCATCACTTCGTCttcgtcgtcttcatcttctcctGAAACTTCATCTTTTAGATTATCCTCCTCATCCAAAGCCACCCCTGATTCAATCAAGCCATCTTCCTCAAGCAGAGCATGGTGGTTTGATGACCTGGCCATTTTACCCCCAAAGATCATTGAAAAAGTCATTCAGAGTCTAGGGGCTTATGGAACTGATAACAACAGTTTAGTGCTCACAAAATTTCTCCTTCATTACCTGAAAACTGCAGCTCAAAACAAAGCTGATAATAATACATACTCAAGGTGTGAGTATAGTTCTCTTGCAGATACTGCTATTCATGGTGTTATTATGGTGGgaagaaaagcattttcttGCAGAAGCCTGCTTTGGGTTTTAAGGGTTGTCTCTGGTTttggtctgaagaaagattacagagttgggttggagaaattgatTGGAGGTATGCTTGACCAAGCAACACTAGATGACTTGCTGGTGTCTGGGAAAGACAGGGGTGTTTATGATGTTAATCTAGTTTCAAGATTGATTAAGATATTTGTTAGTAATGATGAAAAGTCTATATGCAAGATGAAGAAAGTTGGTAGATTGATTGATAAGTATTTGTGTGAGATATCTCCTGATCAAAACCTTAAGATCTCTAAGTTCCTTGGAGTAGCTGAGAGTTTGCCAGATTGTGCCAGAGACAGCTTTGATGGGGTCTACAGAGCCATTGATACCTATATTGAG TCACACCCCAGCCTTTCATCTGAGGAACGATCAAGAATATGTGGATGCCTTAACTATGAGAAGCTGAGCCTTGAAGCGTGTAAAGAGCTGGCAAAGAAGCCTAGAATTCCTCCTGGGATCGCGGTTCAAGCGCTCATATCTCAACAGTCAAAAATACCGACGAAGGATCCGGAGTTGGTTTATGGGAGCCCGACCACAAGCATTGGCCTGGAGAGTTTGTCGGAAGAGAACCAAGATATGACACTGAACCTACAGCGGATGCAATGGAGGGTAGTGGAGTTGGAGCAAGTGTGTAGGGAGATGAAGGGTCAGATGACAAGGTTGGTTAGGCATAATGTCTTGACCTCCATTCCTGGTCACAGCAGATCTTTGCCCAGActttgttga